A window of the Tripterygium wilfordii isolate XIE 37 chromosome 12, ASM1340144v1, whole genome shotgun sequence genome harbors these coding sequences:
- the LOC120010538 gene encoding uncharacterized protein LOC120010538 → MATLGADFPPLTGTGSSATRSLSTSAVTTALSSSSTTVGLTTLDLPRDFLPTSTDFRLTSAGDWPTWSATVRNALFGRGLLSYLTDGPPADGSDDVLAAWTLRTNRVSSYLIESLDPALRPDLVTQAAHVVWRSLTARFVERSGARQYSLLTQAATARQDDRSIQQFYHHMRGFWRELEVFLPAGSHIAADVVFWDMRHMYEFLMALRPEFGPLVGQLIHRDPPPSLETAVAELVAEETRLRLLGGVKSTPAPSSFSGVLAAAPSGVSTAPSPPSGRPTCPHCMRPGHTIDDCWKLHPERRVGPRGRGRRASTSTVAAVTHFQQFQQYQQRLEQMTTSSSPGSTPAPSAFSATGMSSTWIFDSGEKGPSYFGKASTTSATQRATQPDLFFDLLILQFGPPYF, encoded by the exons ATGGCAACTCTTGGTGCTGATTTTCCACCTTTGACGGGGACTGGTTCCTCTGCCACTCGGTCTTTGTCGACCTCGGCTGTTACTACGGCACTCTCATCATCATCGACGACCGTTGGTTTGACCACCCTTGACCTTCCTCGGGATTTTCTTCCCACTTCGACTGATTTTCGGCTCACTTCAGCCGGCGACTGGCCTACTtggagtgccacggttcgtaatgcCTTGTTTGGCCGAGGGCTCTTATCTTATCTCACGGATGGTCCACCTGCTGATGgttctgatgatgttttagCTGCTTGGACTCTTCGAACTAACCGGGTCTCCAGTTATCTGATTGAGTCTCTCGACCCGGCTCTCCGTCCTGATCTAGTTACTCAAGCTGCCCATGTTGTTTGGAGATCTCTTACCGCTCGTTTTGTTGAGCGCAGTGGCGCTCGCCAGTATTCACTTCTCACTCAGGCTGCTACTGCTCGTCAGGATGATCGGTCTATTCAGCAGTTCTATCACCACATGCGTGGTTTTTGGCGTGAGTTGGAGGTTTTTCTCCCTGCTGGCAGTCATATTGCTGCTGATGTGGTTTTTTGGGATATGCGTCACATGTACGAGTTTCTGATGGCTCTCCGCCCCGAGTTTGGTCCTCTGGTTGGTCAGCTTATACATCGCGACCCCCCTCCCAGCCTCGAGACTGCAGTTGCTGAGTTAGTCGCCGAGGAAACTCGTCTTCGCCTACTAGGTGGGGTCAAGTCTACTCCTGCACCCTCTAGTTTCTCCGGTGTTCTTGCTGCAGCTCCCTCTGGTGTTTCCACAGCTCCGTCACCTCCATCTGGTCGTCCTACTTGCCCTCATTGCATGCGGCCAGGTCATACTATAGATGACTGTTGGAAGCTCCACCCTGAGCGTCGTGTTGGACCTCGTGGCCGCGGCCGCCGTGCCTCCACTTCCACTGTTGCGGCTGTTACTCAT TTCCAGCAGTTCCAGCAGTATCAGCAGCGTCTTGAGCAGATGACTACTTCTTCTAGCCCTGGTAGCACTCCTGCACCCTCTGCTTTCTCAGCCACTGGTATGTCTagtacttggatttttgactctggg GAGAAAGGTCCTTCTTATTTTGGGAAAGCAAGTACAACTTCTGCAACTCAACGCGCAACCCAGCCAGATCTGTTTTTTGACCTTCTTATATTGCAGTTTGGCCctccatatttctga
- the LOC120010539 gene encoding uncharacterized protein LOC120010539 — MATLGADFPPLTGTGSSATRSLSTSAVTTALSSSSTTVGLTTLDLPRDFLPTSTDFRLTSAGDWPTWSATVRNVLFGRGLLSYLTDGPPADGSDDVLAAWSLRTNRVSSYLIESLDPALRSDLVTQAAHVVWRSLTARFVKRSGARQYSLLTQAATARQDDRSIQQFYHHMRGFWRELEVFLPAGSHIAADVVFWDMRHMYEFLMALRPEFGPLVGQLIHRDPPPSLETAVAELVAEETRLRLLGGVKSTPAPSSFSGVLAAAPSGVSTAPSPPSGRPTCPHCMRPGHTIDDCWKLHPERRVGPRGRGRRASTSTVAAVTHVLPSPAPAPALALPQIDIQQFQQFQQYQQRLEQMTTSSSPGSTPAPSAFSATGSVYQPGDWQWS; from the exons ATGGCAACTCTTGGTGCTGATTTTCCACCTTTGACGGGGACTGGTTCCTCTGCCACTCGGTCTTTGTCGACCTCGGCTGTTACTACGGCACTCTCATCATCATCGACAACCGTTGGTTTGACCACCCTTGACCTTCCTCGGGATTTTCTTCCCACTTCGACTGATTTTCGGCTCACTTCAGCCGGCGACTGGCCTACTtggagtgccacggttcgtaatgtCTTGTTTGGCCGAGGGCTCTTATCTTATCTCACGGATGGTCCACCTGCTGATGgttctgatgatgttttagCTGCTTGGTCTCTTCGAACTAACCGGGTCTCCAGTTATCTGATTGAGTCTCTCGACCCGGCTCTCCGTTCTGATCTAGTTACTCAAGCTGCCCATGTTGTTTGGAGATCTCTTACCGCTCGTTTTGTTAAGCGCAGTGGCGCTCGTCAGTATTCACTTCTCACTCAGGCTGCTACTGCTCGTCAGGATGATCGGTCTATTCAGCAGTTCTATCACCACATGCGTGGTTTTTGGCGTGAGTTGGAGGTTTTTCTCCCTGCTGGCAGTCATATTGCTGCTGATGTGGTTTTTTGGGATATGCGTCACATGTACGAGTTTCTGATGGCTCTCCGCCCCGAGTTTGGTCCTCTGGTTGGTCAGCTTATACATCGCGACCCCCCTCCCAGCCTCGAGACTGCAGTTGCTGAGTTAGTCGCCGAGGAAACTCGTCTTCGCCTACTAGGTGGGGTCAAGTCTACTCCTGCACCCTCTAGTTTCTCCGGTGTTCTTGCTGCAGCTCCCTCTGGTGTTTCCACAGCTCCGTCACCTCCATCTGGTCGTCCTACTTGCCCTCATTGCATGCGGCCAGGTCATACTATAGATGACTGTTGGAAGCTCCACCCTGAGCGTCGTGTTGGACCTCGTGGCCGCGGCCGCCGTGCCTCCACTTCCACTGTTGCGGCTGTTACTCATGTACTTccttctcctgctcctgctcctgctcttgCTTTGCCTCAGATTGATATTCAGCAATTTCAGCAGTTCCAGCAGTATCAGCAGCGTCTTGAGCAGATGACTACTTCTTCTAGCCCTGGTAGCACTCCTGCACCCTCTGCTTTCTCAGCCACTG GATCCGTCTACCAGCCGGGTGATTGGCAGTGGTCGTAG